A genomic segment from Vagococcus zengguangii encodes:
- a CDS encoding glycoside hydrolase family 35 protein, whose translation MKKFEIKEEFYLNGEPLKIWSGAIHYFRIHPDDWYHSLYNLKALGFNTVETYVPWNMHEKKKGEFDFSGILDLEKFIRLAESLDLLVIVRPSPYICAEWEFGGLPYWLLNDKEMRIRSRDESYLKHVGDYYHELFKILTPLQITQNGPIIMMQIENEYGSFGGDKEYLRKIKHLMLENGVEVPLFTSDGAWEATLQAGSMIEDDILPTGNFGSKGEENFSNLKAFHESHGKNWPLMCMEFWDGWFNRYHEPIVTREVDELVASMKEVMLLGSINLYMFHGGTNFGFMNGCSARGPKDLPQITSYDYGAPLDEQGNPTEKYYAMQQMIKETFPETKQLSPKIKATMKHAGMNLKEKVSLFNTLESIPKKQTNAYPLTMEKLEQHSGYVLYRTTYRKDTDQEKFRIIDGRDRAQFFLNEQLISTQYQEEIGEDIEVLITEEMNTVDVLIENMGRVNYGHKLLTETQRKGLRQGVMSDLHFMLDWEHYSLDFETSDFIDFSGEWQANQPAFYRYNCELTTIEDTFLDVSKFGKGIVLVNGVNIGRFWETSPMQSLYIPKHYLKQGHNDLIIFETEGKYAEEIQLVERPIYKEMKENV comes from the coding sequence ATGAAAAAATTTGAAATCAAAGAAGAGTTTTATTTAAACGGGGAACCACTCAAAATCTGGTCTGGTGCTATTCATTATTTTAGAATTCACCCGGATGATTGGTATCATTCATTATATAATTTGAAAGCACTAGGATTTAACACCGTGGAAACCTATGTCCCATGGAATATGCATGAAAAGAAGAAAGGTGAATTTGATTTTTCAGGGATTTTGGATTTGGAAAAGTTTATTCGACTAGCTGAATCCTTGGATTTACTAGTCATTGTTCGCCCGTCTCCTTATATTTGTGCAGAATGGGAATTTGGAGGTTTGCCGTATTGGTTGTTGAATGATAAAGAAATGCGTATTCGTTCTCGTGATGAAAGTTATCTAAAACATGTGGGCGATTACTATCATGAATTATTTAAGATACTAACGCCTTTACAAATTACCCAAAATGGCCCAATCATTATGATGCAGATAGAAAATGAATACGGTTCATTTGGGGGAGATAAAGAGTACTTGCGTAAGATAAAACATTTGATGCTTGAAAATGGTGTAGAAGTACCATTATTTACCTCTGATGGAGCTTGGGAAGCGACATTACAAGCAGGTAGTATGATTGAAGACGATATTTTGCCAACAGGTAATTTTGGTTCTAAAGGTGAAGAGAATTTTTCGAATTTGAAAGCTTTCCACGAATCACACGGTAAAAATTGGCCGTTAATGTGTATGGAATTTTGGGATGGTTGGTTCAACCGTTACCATGAGCCAATTGTGACTCGCGAAGTGGATGAATTAGTAGCGTCTATGAAAGAGGTTATGCTACTAGGAAGTATTAATCTTTATATGTTTCATGGTGGAACCAATTTTGGGTTTATGAATGGCTGTTCAGCTCGTGGTCCAAAAGATTTACCACAAATTACTTCTTACGATTATGGAGCACCACTAGACGAACAAGGGAATCCAACTGAAAAATATTATGCTATGCAACAAATGATAAAAGAAACATTCCCAGAGACGAAGCAATTATCACCTAAAATTAAAGCAACGATGAAACATGCGGGGATGAACCTTAAAGAGAAAGTAAGTTTATTTAACACTTTAGAGAGCATACCTAAAAAACAAACGAATGCTTATCCTCTTACGATGGAAAAACTTGAGCAACACTCTGGTTATGTTCTTTACCGTACAACTTACCGTAAAGATACTGATCAGGAAAAATTCAGAATAATCGACGGACGAGACCGTGCTCAATTTTTCTTGAATGAGCAATTGATTAGTACACAGTATCAAGAAGAAATTGGAGAAGACATTGAAGTGTTGATTACGGAAGAAATGAATACGGTCGATGTCTTAATTGAAAACATGGGACGCGTCAACTATGGTCATAAATTATTGACAGAAACGCAACGTAAAGGGCTAAGACAAGGTGTGATGTCTGATTTGCATTTCATGTTAGATTGGGAACATTATTCTTTAGATTTTGAAACGAGTGATTTTATCGACTTTTCAGGAGAATGGCAAGCTAATCAACCAGCTTTTTATCGATATAATTGTGAATTGACAACTATCGAAGACACGTTTCTTGATGTTTCCAAATTTGGTAAAGGAATTGTGTTAGTAAATGGTGTAAATATTGGCAGATTCTGGGAAACAAGTCCAATGCAAAGTTTATATATACCGAAACATTATTTGAAACAAGGTCATAATGATTTAATTATTTTTGAAACAGAAGGCAAGTATGCCGAGGAGATTCAATTGGTTGAACGACCAATTTATAAAGAAATGAAGGAGAATGTGTAA
- a CDS encoding PTS system mannose/fructose/N-acetylgalactosamine-transporter subunit IIB, with the protein MNIVGTRIDGRLVHGQVANLWIPKLQVERVIVIDEKVANSDIEKSGLRLATPMGVKLSVLSPQRAAEQLVGGRYGNQRLFILAKGPQAFAELVNNGVKLDALNVGNMSKNDQTQAMTNSINITGEDYEVFQELAQQGVKLTAQMVPGTKEESFLEIMKKFNKEGNN; encoded by the coding sequence ATGAATATTGTGGGAACAAGAATTGATGGTAGGTTAGTCCATGGGCAAGTAGCAAATTTATGGATTCCTAAATTACAAGTTGAGCGCGTGATTGTAATTGATGAAAAAGTAGCCAATAGTGATATTGAAAAAAGTGGTCTACGTTTAGCAACACCAATGGGCGTTAAATTGAGTGTTTTATCACCTCAACGTGCAGCGGAACAGCTAGTAGGAGGACGTTATGGCAACCAACGCTTGTTTATTTTAGCTAAAGGCCCACAAGCTTTTGCGGAGTTAGTCAACAATGGTGTGAAATTAGACGCATTAAATGTTGGGAATATGTCAAAAAATGATCAAACACAAGCCATGACAAATTCAATTAATATCACAGGAGAAGACTATGAGGTGTTCCAAGAGCTAGCACAACAAGGCGTTAAGCTAACCGCTCAAATGGTACCAGGTACAAAGGAAGAATCATTTTTAGAAATAATGAAAAAATTTAATAAGGAGGGTAACAACTAA